CTACATCAGTGTCAAACCGATCAGGACGCGAGGGATTTTTTCATTGGACTGGCAGCACAATAGCGAGGAGTAACCGGTTGAACGAAAATACTGGAACTGAACTCACGCCAAAACAGCAACGATTCGCCGCAGAGTATTGCGTTGACCTGAATGCCACTGCTGCATACAGGCGCGCTGGCTATAACGCCCGGGGCAACGCAGCTGAGGCCTGCGCCTCCCGGTTGCTAAGCAATGCTAAGGTTCAGCAAGCGATCCGAGAGAAGGAAAGAATAGCAGCAAGCCGATTAGAAGTGACGGCTGAGAACGTACTGCGCGAGGCCTCTGCTCTTGCATTTTCCGACATACGCCGGCTGTTCAATGTAGACGGCTCCCCCAAGTCTATCCAGGAACTCGACGATGCAACCGCTGCAGCTATTTCATCTATCGAAGTGGGAGAAATGCGTTCTGAGGGCAAGGTGATAGGGCGCGTTTGCAAGATCAAGCTCTGGGACAAGAACAGCGCTCAGGAGCGGCTGTTCAAGCACCTCGGCCTTTTCCGGAAGGAAAACAACCCCCAGTCCACCGCCAGCAATATCCAGATATCGTTTGTGTCGGCAGATGGAAAGTGAACCGGGCTACTGGAGCCCGGAAAACTTGATAAAGATTAGCGCCGTCCACTCTCCGTGTTACCGATCAGAAGCCTGGTAAGGGCTGCATGCCCAAACCCGGAGCCGCCGGCGCGACAATTGCAGGCGCGTTCGTCGCATAGGGATTGTTCGGCGAGTCGTTGGAATAGCGCGAACCGTATTGACCGTACGGATTGTTGACGGAGTCGGCTGAATACTCGCTGCCATAACGTCCGTAGGGATTGCTCGTGCTATTCGCGTCGTACTGGTTGCCGCCAAGATTGCCGAGAAACTTACCCGTGGCCGGGTCGATGAGCGCCGGTGGACCAGCTAAAGAGATTTCAAATGCCAAAGCAAGCAGTAATCCGACCAGAAACGATGTGCCTTGTTCATCGTGCTTCTCCTATTGTTTGTCCGTCAGCTACTCCGCAGACCACGACGCCTTAATATTGATGTTACGTCTTTTTGGGTCGATAACTAGTGGACCTTGGTACACCTTTTCTGGTTGACGTGGTGGGAGTTGATGCGGTTGAACCGAGGCGACCTCTACAGGAAGGAGTTGCCGACGCCGCTTGTCGGTACGATCAAGCAACACATATCAAAGTTGCGGAGGATGGCGAGCGTTACCGAATACGTGGACGTACTGTTACCGAATACGTTCCCGTACTGGATAAGCCGGCGCCTTCCCTTTTGACGTTGTTTGTGGGCGATAACACCGCTTTTTAGCACCGGAACGATGCGGAAGTGAAGGAAATATAGGCAAATCGACAGGAAGGTCTCTATACGGGCCGTGGAGCGATTTTCGGCTCTGGTTGAGGTCCATCCCCTCACAGATGCGCAGGATTTTCATACATGCCGCTTTGGAGAGGGGCCGAAACTATAGCAGTGTGAAATAAGCTGTAGTTCGAACACTACGTTCGGTTACGCCGTTCATTGTTTCCAATTCCATTGCCGTCCGATTCCAGGGGTGACTAAGCGGTTTCCCAAGCCCAACACCTGCACGCTTCCGCTGGCGTTAATATGGTAGTTCCGACTTTACGAATGCTCCGCTGAGCCAAGCAGGACGCTCGGGTACTCAACCTTCGCGAGGGCCGCCTCTTGAGACTCTACGGGCAACATTTCTCTCGGAACGGGATGTGCGCTCTGCCAATCCGTCTCGCCTACGTCGAAAAACCTGTCGATCGTTCTCTCGATCACTTCCCGGTTGATTTCGTGCGCCTCTACCACTGCGTGCAATCCGATCCCAAATTCATAGAGTGGATCAAGCTTGAATGATTCGTAGATCAGCGGCGGCTCGTTTTCGATGATTTCGAGCTCCGTTTTCTTTTCGTATTCGCGTAAGGTTAACCCCCCGAAACAGTCATAAGTTTGCGGTACGCGTTCGGCCAGCCTGTAATACATTTCCCCATCCCTCATGAAGGGACCTTCAAACTTCAGTCCGCCCTCATGAGTCTGTTGCTCCTGTGATAGAAGGGAGAACGCCCGTTCGGAGGCGAGTTCACTCGTTCTGTTCCAGAACTCATGAGTTGCGGTATGGATTATCGTGTTCCAGATGGTGGCCCCATCGCTCCCCAGAAAATAGAAATCGAATGATTGCTTATATAGCCTGGGTCGGCCTGGCTCATCGAGCATGAGACGCGAGGTGAATTTCCCTCCGTATGTGCTGGTATCCCGCACAATCTTCCAGCGCAGGCTGACGTACCGGTCCCGTTTCTTGCGCCGTGGCAATTCCGCAAATGGCGTAAAACGTATCAGCCGGTAAAGTACTCGCTTTCTTTTTCTCATCGGTTTATGCGTTGGCTTGCTAAGTTAAAGACAATTGGATTGCTGACCCCGCTGAGTGAATCAATTATTTACGTTCATTGTTTAAAGAAGCCCGCCCCGACGTTCGAGGCTTAACGTCCGAACAATTCGTCGGGCAAGCCTCATGACAGATCTTCAAAATCCATCAGCGCAGATGCCGGCACCTCCAACGTTTCAGCCAATCGGAAAATGTTAAGCAGGGCAATATTGCGCTGACCCCGCTCGATTCCCCCCAGGTAGCTACGGGCCAATCCGCTTTCCAGTGCAAGTTTCTCCTGGGACCAGCCGCGTGCCTTGCGCAGCTGCGCCAGCTTCCTCCCAAACAAGAGCCGGGGATCTGATTGCTTTGCATCTCTGACCATCCCCAGATTGTCTGGATCAGGTTACTATCAGGCCACGCTCTATGAGTGACAATTATACCTATTTCTACTATATTTCCAGCAAACAACATTGATTGGGACATTATGAAAAAGCAGATTCCTCATCCGGCTATCGCGCACCTGAGCAAGACAGAAATGGAGACCCTGAAGTCGGATTACCTCGCTCGAGGGAAAGCGGCCGAGCTGATTGAGCGATTTAAAATCAAATGTACGCCCCACCAGCTATACAGCGTGCTGCCTCCTCGAGTTCTTGATCGGTCTTGCCCCGTTTGTGGATGCGTGATGATTGAGGACTTGCCCAGACGATACAATTTGAATTCACCAGGCTTGGTTCATTGCTCTTCGTGCCGGCATAAGGACAACAACCAATGCGGTTGCCCGTCTTGCACGGAACGATTTTATCGATGGATGAAAGAGGACAGGGCGAGGCGTGAGGCCGAAATAGCTCAGGCGGTTATTGCCGAGCGACGGCAGTATCCTTGCCCAAGTTATTCAATCGAAGAGCTGCCGCTGTCGACAGCGGTAGCGTTTCTTGCGTTCTCGAAGTGCTGCCAGATTGATGAGGATGGGTTCTATGGCAGCCTTGATGAATCCGAGGTGCCTTTTGCGCCAAACGGCTCATACGCCGACGGTCTGCTGGCCTCGCTTCGCAAGGCGGGGTTTATCAGTATCTCAGAGCATTCGCCGCCCGGTACCATTTTGTATGAAGACTCGCGGCTTAACTTCTATCCGCGGCAAGTCTACTGGACAGGAAACACGGAAGAGAACTTGCGGTTGGCTGAGGAAATCGAATCTCGTGCCCTAACCCAAAACTGGCCCGAGCATTGGCGGCCACAGATCGATGCAATCTGCTCCGAGATCGCAATGGCCGAGTGCATGGAATATTACGATTATTGCGCCAAGAAAAGGAGAATACGAATTCCGGGTGATGAGGCAATCACCGCGATGCTGAGGAATATCCTCAGGGACTATTCCGTGGCCCAGTGCTACAACATCATCTGGTATGGGGCGAGCAGTACTTCTGACCTCCTCCGCAGAGAAAAGAAGAGCGAGGCCTATGCAGCGAGGAACGTGGTATTTGCGTGTCAGCGTCGAGCCAATCGGTGCCGAGAAAAGGATTTAAAGGTAATAGCTTTCGAACGATCACCCGATCTTCCGCGCAGCATGATCAGCTACGTGTTATTTGAACTGATCCTTAAAATCGGGGAGCGGGGCTTTACCGAGGTGGTCGGATCGCCTTCCAAAAATGAACCAAGCGAGGCATGGTGATCAAAGGAATACATGGAGAAACCATCCTTTTGCGACCGAAACTTCATATAACTCATTAGCAAGACCGTTTAGTCGGCACTATTCACCTGTGAATCCCAATAGGTATAAGTTACAAGATGAGAGGCAAGCGAGCTACGCGGGTGTCCGATTCTTTGAATGGGCCGTTCTCTTCGGCCCAATAAATGTCAGGTTAGAGTTAAAGACCTTTGCTACCGACCGTCAGGTAATACCAATGTTAAGCCTAATGTGACATGAATCAAGTGTAAAAGTGTCAGGCGTGGTCGTCAGGTTAGGTGTACCCTAATCCGACTGTTCTTGATCGACTTTCTTCACGAAGGCGCACATTTCCTTCGACACTCGTTCCCCCTCTTTCCCTTCCTCGCCCGGTCCTGCGTCTAGTTCCCATGCTCCGCAATGGTCGCACCAGTCGGCATGCAATCCTTGATGATGTTGACCCGGCCCTTGTAGGTTTGCTTTATGTCCCGGACATCAGGCTTCAGTTCGTCTGCCCCACACGATGCGCATATCATAATTTTTCGCCTGGTATTTATCTAGTTGGTGTGTACCTTAAGATGAAAAATTTCTTTTACTTGATCTTTAAAGCCGCTAATTGCTGTGCTTTAAGGGACTAGAAGTTTTGAGAAATTCCGTAATGAGGTTAACAGCAACGCCAACCATGACCACAGGAATGATGAACTTCAGAGCGCGAAGGTTCTCGACCAAGCTGGCTATCACAACCTTTTCGTCGAGTTCTAAGGAGTGAATGCCA
The window above is part of the Nitrosospira sp. Is2 genome. Proteins encoded here:
- a CDS encoding terminase small subunit, with product MNENTGTELTPKQQRFAAEYCVDLNATAAYRRAGYNARGNAAEACASRLLSNAKVQQAIREKERIAASRLEVTAENVLREASALAFSDIRRLFNVDGSPKSIQELDDATAAAISSIEVGEMRSEGKVIGRVCKIKLWDKNSAQERLFKHLGLFRKENNPQSTASNIQISFVSADGK
- a CDS encoding helix-turn-helix transcriptional regulator; the encoded protein is MVRDAKQSDPRLLFGRKLAQLRKARGWSQEKLALESGLARSYLGGIERGQRNIALLNIFRLAETLEVPASALMDFEDLS